The DNA sequence GCGGTCCAGAGGGCCTGGATGCCGTACATGCTGGAGCCGTCGCCGACCACGCCGATCACCTTGCGGTCCGGCCGGGCGAGCGCCGCGCCGACCACACCCGGGACGCCGTACCCGAGCGTGCCGCTGGCGACCGTGAGGAAACCCGTGTCGGTCGAGGCGATCGGCAGGTGGTCGTGCAGGACACCGCGGTGGCTCGGCGCCTCCTCGACGACGATCGCGTTGTCCGGCAACAGGTCCGCGAGCGTCGAGTAGACGAACTCACCGGTCAGCGTCTCGCCGCTCGGCTTCGCGGGACGCTCCAGCGGCGCGGGCGCGGGCCGGCTCGTCTCACCCACGGCGTCGACGACCGCGCGGATACCGAGCTTCAGCGTGGCGCGGATCCCGGTGCCTTCGAACGCGCGCGCGAGGATCTGCTCGTCGTCGCTGAGGATGAACAGCGGCGGCAGCGGAGCTTCCCCGCGGCCGCGGTCGACGTGGTAGGTGAAGGCGGGCGCGCCGAGCACGACGACGAGGTCGTGCTGCGCGAGCCGGTCGGAGACGGCGCCGCGCTCGGGGTCGAGGAAGCCTTGGAACAGCGGGTGGTTCTCGGGGAACGAGCACCGGGACGACATCGGCGCGACCCACACGCCGGCGTTGACGCGCTCGGCGAGGGCGATCGTCTCTTCGACGGCGCCGTCCTGGTCGACGGCCCCGCCGACGACGATGGCGGGCCGTTCGGCGGCCTCCAGCGCGGCGGCGAGTTCGGCGACGGCCTCGGGATCCGGTGCGAAGCCCCGGATCCGCGCCCGGTTGATCATCGGGCGTTCGGTGGTGGCGGTCCAGTCGTCGGCCGGGACGGACACGAAGACCGGACCGGACGGCGCCTGCGTCGCGATGTGGTAAGCGCGGGCGAGCGCGGCCGGGACGTCTTCGGCGGTCGCGGGCTCGATCGACCACTTCACGTACGGCTTCGGGAATTCGGGGGCGTCCATGGCGCCGAGGAACGGATCGTGCGGCAGCAGGGAGCGGCTCTGCTGGCCGGCGACGACGATCAACGGCGTCCGGTTCTTGTACGCGGTGTAGAGGCTGCCGAGCCCGTGCCCCACCCCGCCCGCGGAGTGCAGGTTGACGAGCACGGCCTTGCGCGCGGCCTGGGAGTAGGCCTCGGCCATCGCCACAACGGCGGACTCCTGCAGGCCGAGGATGTAGTCGAAGTCGTCCGGCCAGTCGGTCAGGAACGGGACTTCGGTCGTGCCGGGATTGCCGAACACCGTGGTGAGGCCGAGGTCGCGGAGGAGTTCACGGGTGGCGTCCAGCACCGTACGCTTGATCATGCCCACAGACTAACGCTTAGCCTTGCGAAGGAAAGCCCCCAAAAGGCCGCCCCGACGCCGGTGAGCGGGCGATCCGCTCCGGACGCGCCGCCCGGATCCCGGGGGATTTCCCCCATGTCGCGCGAGCTCGCCGTCGGTAGCGTGGCGAGCACGACAAGGGGGTCAGATGAGACCATTCGGGAAAACCCTGGCGGTGCTGACTGCGGCACTCGCCGCCACCACGCTGGGCACCGGGATCGCGGACGCGGGCCAGGACGGCGGCAGGGCCGTCCTCCGCTACACCGAACACGGCGTCCCGCACATCGTCGCGAAGGACTTCGCCGGGCTCGGTTACGGGTACGGCTTCGCGGCGGCGACCGACAACGTCTGCGAGCTCGCGAACATCTACCTGACGGTGACCGCGCAGCGTTCGAAGTACTTCGGCCCGGAGGGCGAGGGGTACCCGTCCCTGTCCGAAGCGGGCAGCAACCTGCACAGCGACCTGTTCTTCCAGCGGATCAACGACTCCCACGTCGTCGACCGGCTGGTCGCGCAGCCCGCGCCGCTCGGGCCGCGGCGCGAGGTCCGCGACATCGTCTCCGGCTACGTCCGGGGGTTCAACGCCTACCTCGCCCGCACCGGCCGGGCCGGGATCTCCGACCCGGCCTGCCGCGGCGCGGACTGGGTCCGGCCGATCACCGAGCAGGACTTCTACCGGCACTACTACGCCATCGCGATCACCGGCGGACAGGGCGCGATCACCGACGGCCTGTTCACCGCGCCACCCACCACGAGCGCGACACCGGCCCCCGGCACGGCGGATCAGCTCGCGACGCGCGTCCGGGAGACGCTCGGCGGCGGCGGGCTCGGCAGCAACGGGATCGCGATCGGCGCCGACAGCACCGCGGCCGGCAAGGGCAGTGTGCTGCTCGGCAACCCGCACTACCCGTGGCACGCCGGGCGCCGGTTCTGGCAGAGCCAGCTGACCATCCCGGGCCGGTTCGACGTGGCCGGCGCGAGCCTGCTCGGCATGCCGTTCATCCAGATCGGGCACACCGCCGACGCGGCCTGGACGCACACCGTGTCCACGCCGATCACCTTCGGCCTGTTCGAAGTGCCGCTGAAGCCCGGCGACCCGACGACCTACCTGGTCGACGGCAAGGCCGAGAAGATGACTTCGCGCGACGTCTCGGTCCAGGTGCGCCAGGCCGACGGCTCGCTGAAGCCGGTCCGGCAGACGTTCTGGTCGACGCGGTACGGGCCGGTGATCGGCGACGTCGCCGGGATCCCGGTGCCGTGGACGGCGAAGTCGGCGTACGCGGTGCGCGATGCCAACGCGACGAACCTGCGCGGCCTCAACACCTGGTTCGAGCTCGACCAGGCGCGCAGCACGGCGGACATCACCCGCGCGCTGAGCAGCACCCAGGGGGTGCCGTGGGTCAACACCATCGCCACCGACCGGGCGGGCCACGCGCTGTACTCCGACGTCCAGGTCGTCCCGCACGTCACTGATGAGCAGGCGAAGACGTGCAGCACTCCGCTGGGGCAGCAGACGTTCCCGGCCGAAGGACTGTCCATCTTGGACGGTTCGAAGTCGTCGTGCGGCTGGGGTTCCGACCCCGGCGCGGTGGAGCCGGGCATCTTCGCGCCGTCGCGGCTGCCGCAGCAGCAAAGCCGGGACTACGAGCTGAACACGAACGACAGCGCGTGGCTCGCGAACGCGGCCACCCCGATCACCGGCTACCCGCGGATCGCCGGCGACATCGGCACCGAACGCTCACCGCGGACCCGGGAAGCGCTGCTGAGCGCCGAAAAGGGCGGGTTCACGACGGACTCGATGAAGCAGCTGCTCTTCGCCGACCACAGCCTGCTCGCCGACCTGACGGCGGCGGACCTGGCGAAGCTGTGCGCGTCGTTCCCCGGCGGGCAGGCCCCGTCGTCGACCGGCCCGCAGCCGGTCGGGCCCGCGTGCGCGGCCCTGGCGAAGTGGGATCACACGTACTCGCTCGACAGCCGCGGTTCGCTGCTGTTCCACCGGTTCACCGTCCGGCTCGGCGGCGCGGCGCGGTTCACCGTGCCGTTCGACCCGAAGGCCCCGGTGACCACACCGAACACGCTGAACACGGCGGATCCCGGCGTGCAGAAGGCGTTCGGGGACGCGCTGGCCGACCTCGGCAAGGCCGGGCTCGCGCCGGACGCGCCGCTGCGGGACGGCCAGGCCGTCACCCGCAATGGCGAGCGGATCCCGATCCACGGCGGACCGGGGCAGCTCGGCATCCTCAACGTGATGACGCCGCTGTGGGACCCCTCGCGTGGGGTCGTCGACATCCAGCACGGGTCCAGCTACATCCAGGTGGTCGGGTTCAGCGGGCACGCGTGCCCCGACTCCTCGACGGTGCTGACCTACTCGCAGTCGGCGAACCCGAAGTCGCCGTACTTCAGTGACCAGACGAAGCTCTACAGCCGGGGTCAGTGGGTGAAGGACCGCTTCTGCGAAGCCGACATCCTGCGCTCCCCCGCGCTGCGGGTCGTCGTCCTGCGGTGAGTCAGGGCTGGGGCTGCTGCTGGCTCGCGAGGGTGCCGGCCGCCAGCCGGCGGGCGACGTCCTTGCGCAGCCACAGCAGCCACAGCCAGACCGCCAGGAAGATCACGCCCAGCACGGCGATCGCGGGCAGCCAGAACACCAGCGCGATCAGCACGACCTGCAGCGCGAGGAGCACCGGGACCGTCCACGGCCGCTTGACGAACCCGCAGAGGACGACGTGCAGGAGCGCGACGCCCAGCACGGTCCAGCCGGTGCCGGTGCCGATCCCGCCGCCCAGCTTGTTCACCACCGGCAGCGCGAGGGCGACGGTGATGCCCTCCAGGATCAGCATCCCCGACATCACGCCGCGGAACCCCTTCATCGGGTCCTTCGGCTTCGGTGCGGTTTCCGTGGTTTCCGGGGTCTCACTCACGCCGGCTCCTTCCCGAACAGCGTGCGCGCCTCGCCCGCGGTGACGACCGAGCCGGTGACCAGCACGCCGCCGCCCGCGAGGGCCTCTTCGGGGTCGTCACTGCTCTCCACCAGCGCGATCGCCGTCTCCACGGCGGTCTGCAGATCGGTCTCGGCGACGACCCGGTCTTCCCCGAAGATCGAGATCGCCAGGTCGTTGAGCTCTTCCAGCGGCATCGACCGCGGGGACGAGTTGCGTGTGACGACGACGTCGGACAGCACCGGCTCCAGCGCGTCGAGGATGCCGCGCGCGTCCTTCTCGGCCATCACGCCGACGACGCCGACCAGGCGGCGGAAGGCGAACTCCTCGGCCACGGTCGCGGCCAGCGCGCGGGCGCCGTGCGGGTTGTGCGCGGCGTCGAGCAGCACGGTCGGCGCCGCGCGGACCCGCTCGACCCGGCCCGGGTTCTCGACCTCCGCGAACGCCTCGCGCACGGCCTCCATGACCAGCTGCTTGTCTTTGCCCGCACCGAAGAACGCCTCGACCGCGGCCAGCGCGAGCGCGGCGTTCTGGGCCTGGTGGGCGCCGTGCAGGGGCAGGAAGATCTCGTCGTAGACGCCGCCGAGGCCCTGCAGCTTCAGCATCTGCCCGCCGACGGCGATCTCGCGCTCGAGCACGCCGAACTCGCTGCCGGCGCGCGCCACCGCGGCGTCGACCTCGACGGCGCGGTCCAGCAGCACCTTCAGGACCTCGGGGTCCTGCTCGGCGATCACCGCGACGGACCCGGGCTTGATGATCCCGGCCTTCTCCTTGGCCGCGCCGAGGATGTCGGGGCCGAGGTACTCGATGTGGTCGAGGCCGATCGGCGTGATGACGGCGATCTCGGCGTCCGCGACGTTCGTCGCGTCCCAGGCGCCGCCCAGGCCGGCTTCGACCACCGCGGCCTCGACGGGCGCGTCGGCGAAGGCGGCGAAGGCCATCCCGGTGAGGATCTCGAACTTGCTCATCGCCACGCCGTCCGCGGCGGCACCGTCCACCATGGCCACGTACGGCGCGAGGTCGTGCCACAGCTCGGCGTAGCGCGCGGCGGAGATCGGGTGGCCGTCGAGCGCGATCCGCTCGGTGACCAGCTGCAGGTGCGGGCTGGTGTAGCGGCCGACACGCAGGCCCATCCGGGTCAGCAGCGCGTCGATCATCCGGGCGGTGGAGCCCTTGCCGTTCGTGCCGGCCACGTGCAGCACCGGGTAGCCGCGGTTCGGCTCGCCCAGCAGCTGGACCAGCGCGGAGATGCGGGCCAGCGACGGCTCGATCTTCGTCTCCGGCCAGCGCTGGTTCAGCTCGGCCTCGACGGCCATCAGCTCACGGCGGGCCTCGGGGCCGTCCGGGTGGCCGTACGCCTCGGGTATGCCCTGGTCGTCGAGTTCGTGCAGCTCGGCGTCCTCGGCGGTGATCATGTCGGGCACCGGGCCGGTGGCGAGGTTGTCGCCCAGCTGGCCGATCCCGCCGATCCCGCCGCGCGCGCCGCCACCCGCGTCGAACGCGGTGTCCCGCGCGTTCAGCTCGGGGTCGGTGTCGTCGTCGTCCTCGTACCCCTGGGCGCCCAGCTCGTCGACGCCCGCGAAGCTGTCCAGATCCGACAGGTCCGGCCTGCGACCTGTCTCATCCTGCGGCACTGAATCTCCTCCGGCCTGGGGTTTTCGCACTTGCCCGTCGAGTCTACGTGCGCGATTGGTGGCACTCTCGACGCATGCCGTTCAACCACAACGACCACTACCACCCGCTGCTGCTGGACCAGCTGCCGCCGGGGCCGGGGATCGCGCTGGACGTCGGCTGCGGCACCGGCCGGTTCGCGCGGCGGCTGGCCGCGACCGGGATGGCGGTGGAGGCCCTCGACGTGTCGGCGGCCATGGTGGAAGCGGCGTCGGGCCTCGGGTCGCCGGGCCCGGGCAAGATCGTCTACCGGCAGGCGGACGTCACCACCGACGACCTGCCGGAGCAGCACTACGACTACATCTCGTGCCTCGCGTCCCTGCACCACGTGCCGTTCGGCACGGTCACCAAGCTGCGCCGCGCCCTGGTGCCGGGCGGGGTGCTCGTGGTGCTGACCCCGGCCCGGCCGAGCGGCCCGCGGGACTGGCTGCGGGAGCTGGCGGCGGTGCCCGCGAACGCGCTGGCCCGGCTGGTCGTCTACGCCGGCGAGCGGCTCAACGGCGGCGGGGACGACGGGCCACGGGCCCCCACGCAGGCCCGGTTCCCCTCGGTCGCCGAGGTGCGGCGCGACGCGGCCCGGCTGCTGCCCGGGAGCACGGTCCGGCCCTTGCTGTTCTGGCGCACCCTGATCACTTACCGTGAGCCAGAAGTCGATCACCCGTTGTGACACCACGGGCGGGTGAAGTCCGCCCCCGCACCACCCCGTGCTCGCTAGATGTGGAGGGAGTTTTTCTCAGAACAGAACGGGGTTTTCATGCGCATCACCCGGCTGCTCGTCGCCGTCGTCTCGGCAGCCATCCTGCTTCCCGCGTCCGCCACCGCGGCGTCGGCGGCGCTCTCGGTTTCTCGCATCCACCACTACGTCGCTCTCGGCGACTCCTACACCTCGGGGCCGTTCATCCCGGTCCAGCGGACCGACCCGCTCGGCTGCGGGAGGTCGACGGCGAACTACCCGTCGGTGCTGGCGGACGCGCTCCGCGTCGGCGACTTCGACGACGTCAGCTGCGCCGGCGCCGACACCACGAACATGACCCGGCCGCAGTCGGTGCCGTTCAACGGCACCAACCCGCCCCAGCTGGGCGCCCTGCGGATCGACACCGACCTGGTCACCCTCGGCATCGGCGGCAACGACTTCGGCGTCTTCGGCGGCATCGTCGGGACGTGCCCGGGCCTGCGGGCCGGCGACCCGACCGGCAGCCCGTGCGAAGAGCACTTCACGCCCAACGGCGTCAACACGGTGAAGACGGCCATCGGGAACATCGAGCCGCGCGTCGAGGCCGTGCTCGCCGCCATCCACCAGCGCTCGCCGGGCGCGCGGGTGCTGGTCGTCGGCTACCCGCGGATCGCGCCGCCGAGCGGCTACTGCCCGGACGTCCTGCCGTTCGCCGACGGCGACTACGGCTGGCTGAACGAGGTCGAGCAGGAGCTGAACCAGGCCCTGTCGGACGCCGTCGACGCGGACGGCAAGGCCACCTACGTGGACACGTTCGGCCCGTCCCGCGGGCACGACGCCTGCGCCCGCGGCGGCTCGGCGTGGATCAACGGCAAGAACCAGAACGTCTTCGCCGCGGCGGCCTACCACCCGCTGAAGGCAGGCATGGCCGGTGTGGCCGCGGTGGTGCTCAAGCAGGCCCGCTGATTCGCGCGTGAGGGGCACCCTCAGGGACTCTGCGTCCCTGAGGGTGCCCCTCACGGCTTTCGGTCAGACGGAGACCGTCGCGGACACGAAGTCCAGGACCAGCTGGGCGAACTCGTCGGGCAGCTCGGCCGGGGCGCCGTGGCCGGCGTCGATCGTGGCGGCGCGGGCGCCGGGGATCGCCGCCAGCAGGTCGCGCTGCTGGTGGGCCGTGACGATCCGGTCGTGCGCGCTGCCGAGCACCAGCGTCGGCGCGGTGATGGCGCCGAGCACCGGCCGGAGGTCGACGTGACGGTCGGCTTCGGTCTGGCGATCGGTGCCCGGCTGGATCACCTTCGCGAGGTCCGCGACCAGCGCTTCGTTGCCCGCCGCGGTCGCCGTGGACCAGTAGCGCGGGCCGAACGCCATCAGCGGCAGCATCCGGGCGAACGCCGCCGGGCCGTCGGCCAGGAGCTCCAGCCAGTAGCGGAACTCGGCGTCCTGGCGGACGTCGGTGACCGGCCAGGCCGCGTGCAGCACGGCGGAACGCACGCGGTCCGGGTGGGTGCCGGCCAGGTGCGCGGCCACGACGGCGCCGAGCGAGTGCCCGACGACGTGCGCGGCCGCGACCCCGGCGTCGTCCAGCACGGCCAGCACCTCGGCGGCCAGATCGGCGACGTCGACCGGCCCGCCGTGATCGGTGGTCAGCCCGGAGCCGGAGAAGTCCGGGGCGAACACGGTGAAGCGGTCGCGGGCGAGCGCCGTCAGCGGCCCCCACTGCTCGCGGGACGCGGCCGTGCCGTGGAGCAGGAGCAGCGCGGGACCGCGGCCGTCGACGTCGTAGTGCACGGCGGCTTCCCCGCCGGCGAGGGTCACGGGGACGGTGGGCATGGCTTTCCTTCCTCAGACGGCGACGGGGAGGGCGGCGCGCAGGGCCGCGGTGAACGCGCGGGGGTTCTCCTGGTGCGGGATGTGCCCGCAGCCGGCGATGACGTGCACCCGCGCCCCCGGCGTGGCGGCCGCGCAGCTGCGCGGGACCTCCAGGGGGATCTCGGTGTCGAGCTCACCGTGCAGGTAGGCGATCGGGACGGTCAGCTGCGGCAGCCGCGGCCGCGGGTCGTACGTCGTCACCTCGGTGAACAGGTCGTCGCTGTAGACGCTCGAGTCCGCCAGCTGCCGCACGGTCCAGTCGACCACGCCCGGCGAGACACCCGGGGCGAACCAGCTCGGCACCCATTCCGCGAGGGTGCCGATCCGGTCGTCGGCCATCCGTTCGCGCAGGTCGAGGACCTTTTCCCGCATCGCGGCCGCGGGCCAGTAGGCCGGCCCGTCGACCGCGACGACACCGCCGACGAGCTCGGGGCGGGCCAGGGCGACCTCGGTGGCGAAGACCGCGCCGAACGAGGAGCCGACGATCACGGCGCCTTCGATCCCCAGCTCTTCGATCACCGCGGCGACGTCGGCGGCCAGGCCGTCGATCGTGTTGCCCTCGAGCGGGTGATCCGACTTGCCGCACCCGCGCCAGTCGAGGGTGACGACGCGGTGGTCGCGCACCAGGTCGGGCAGGCAGGACTGCCAGGCGCGGCCGCTGGTCCCCCAGCCGTGCAGGAGCAGCAGGGCGGGGCCGGTTCCGGCGTCTTCGTAGTGCAGACGGGTGCCGCGAACGTGCAGGTAGGGCATGTCCGGTTCCTTTCTTCCGGCTTCCAGCCAACCGCCCGGGCGCGGGTTTTCCGATGGGCACTCCGCTCCTACACTGATCACGAACGCTGATGAATGGGGGCACGGTGGAGCTGCGGCAGGTGCGGTACTTCCTCGCGGTCGCCGAGGAGCTGCACTTCGGGCGGGCGGCGGAGCGGCTCCACATCGTCCAGCCCGCGGTGAGCCAGCAGGTGCGGCGCTTGGAACGGGAGCTGGGCGTTTCGCTGTTCGGCCGGACGACGCGGAGCGTGTCGCTGACCGAGGCGGGCCAGCGGTTCCTGCCGCACGCGCGGGCGGTGCTGGCGGCGGCCGATCGCGCGGCCGATTCGGTGGCGGAGTTCCGCGTCTCGGCCACGCTGGTCCGCCTGGGCACGAGCGAAGGCCTCGGCGACCGGCTGGATCTCTTGCTGAACGCGTTCGCCCGTCTCGCGCCTTCGGCTGCGTTGGAGCTGGTCCACGCACCGACAACCCAACGGCTGCAACGCGTCCGCGACGGTTCGCTGGACGCGACGATCGTCCGCGGGTCCTGGCCGGGTTCCGGGCTGGACTTCACTCCCCTGTGGACGGACGAGGTGATGGTCGCCCTGCCCGCGTCGCACCCGCTGGCTTCGTGCGAGGTGGTCGCCTTCGCGGATCTGGCTTCCCTGCCGGCACGCCTGAGCCCGCCTTCACGGAACCAGCCGCTGTACGACCTGGTGCTGTCCTGCTGCCGCGAAGCGGGCTTCGAACCGGTACTGGGCAAGGACTTCACCACCGCACAGGACACCCTGGGTACGCTCGGCTACGGCCGTCCACACTGGACGGTCTTCTACCGCGCGCACGCCAACCTGCTGCCGGTGCCCGGGGTGGCGTTCCGCCCCCTGCGCGACCCGGCACCGCGAATGCCGACGTACCTGGTGACCCGCGCGGACCAGCGGGTGACGCCGGAACTGGTGGCGCTGATCGAAGCCGCCCGCGAGACCGAATCGCGCTGAGCAGCCCCCGTTTTCCACGCTACCGAAGGGGTACGACAATCTCCCGTCGGGAAGCGCATCTTTCCCTAGGAAAGTGGCGTCCGGGGGTTTCGCGAGGCGGCACTTTTCCTACGAAAGTGCCGCCTTTCCACCGTTGGCGTCAGGAAGCCGGGAGGGCGGCCAGGCGGGCGGTGATGCGGTCGATGTCCGCGACCGCCGTTTCCTTGCGGACCTTGATCTTGTCGATCACCGGCGCGGGGGCCTTCGCGATGAACGCCTCGTTGCCGAGCTTGGCCTCCGTCTGGGACAGCTCCTTCTGAGCCGCCGTCAGGTCCTTCTGCAGGCGCTTGCGCTCCGCCTCGACGTCCACCGTGCCCGAGAGGTCCAGTTCCACCGTGACCACGCCGTCCGCCAGGGCCACTTCGAGCGACGCGCTCGCCGCGAACTCGTCCGACGGCGCGGTCAGGCGCACCAGCGACCGGATCGCCTCTTCGTGACCGCCGGTGTAGCCGCCCAAGCGGGCCGCGACCTTCTGGCCCGGCTTGAGGCCCTGGTCGGCGCGGAAGCGGCGGATCTCCGTGGTCAGCTTCTGGACGTCCGCGATGTGCGCGTCGGCGACCGCGTCCGCGTAACCGGCCGCGGGAGCGGGCCACGCCGCGATCACCAGGGACTCGCCGCCGGTCAACGCCGTCCACAGCTTCTCGGTGATGAACGGGATGAACGGGTGCAGCAAGCGCAGCACCGTGTCCAGCACGTGGCCCAGCACCGCGCGAGTGGCGGAAACGCGCGCGTCATCGCCCTGGTACAGCTGGACCTTCGCCAGCTCCAGGTACCAGTCGCACAGCTCGTTCCAGGTGAACTGGTAGAGCGCGCCGGCCACCTTGGCGAACTGGAAGTCCTCGAACAGGCCGTCCACTTCGGACGCCAGCGCGCCGAGGCGGCCGAGGATCCAGCGGTCCGACTCCGTCAGCTCAGCAGCGGGCGGCAGCGGCGCGGCGACCGAGGCGCCGTTCATCATCGCGAACTTGGTGGCGTTCCACAGCTTCGTGCAGAAGTTTCGGGAACCCGCGGCCCACTCGTCGGCCAGCGCCATGTCCGCGCCCGGGTTGGCGCCGCGGGCCAGGGTGAACCGGGTGGCGTCGGCGCCGTAGGCGTCCATCCACTCCAGCGGATCGATCACGTTGCCGCGCGACTTGGACATCTTCTTGCCCTGCGCGTCACGGATGAGCCCGTGCAGGTAGACGTGGTCGAACGGCTGCTGGCCGTCCATCTGCTGCACGCCGAACATCATCATCCGGACGACCCAGAAGAACAGGATGTCGTAACCGGTCGACAGCACGCTGGTCGGATAGAACTTGGCCAGGTCCTCCGACTCGGAGGGCCAGCCCAGCGTCGACATCGGCCACAGGCCCGAGGAGAACCAGGTGTCCAGGACGTCCGGGTCCTGCGTCCAGCCCTCGCCCGACGGCGGCTGCTCGTCCGGTCCGACGCAGACGACTTCGCCGTCCGGGCCGTAGAAGACCGGGATCCGGTGGCCCCACCACAGCTGGCGCGAGATCGTCCAGTCGTGCATGTTGTCGACCCAGTCGAAGTACCGCTTGCCCAGCTCCGGCGGGTGGATCTTGGTGCGGCCGTCGCGGACCGCGTCGCCGGCCAGCTTGGCCAGCTCCTCGACCTTGACCCACCACTGCAGCGACAGCCGCGGCTCGACGACCGTGTCGCAGCGCGAGCAGTGCCCGACGGCGTGCACGTACGGCCGCTTCTCGGCGACGATCCGGCCGAGCTCGCGCAGCGCCGCGACGACCGCGGGCCGCGCCTCGAACCGGTCCAGGCCCTCGAACGGGCCCTTCACCGTGATCTCGGCGCGCTCGTTCATCACCGTGAGCATCGGCAGGTCGTGCCGGCGGCCGATCTCGAAGTCGTTCGGGTCGTGCGCCGGGGTCACCTTGACCGCGCCGGTGCCGAACTCGGGGTCGACGTGCTTGTCGGCCACGATCGGGATGCGGCGGCCGGTGAGCGGCAGCTCGACCGTGGTGCCGACCAGGTGCGCGTAGCGCTCGTCGTCCGGGTGGACGGCGACCGCGGTGTCGCCCAGCATCGTCTCGGCGCGGGTGGTGGCCACCACGATCGCGTCTTCGCCGTCGCCGTAGCGGATCGACACGAGCTCGCCGTCGTCGTCGTTGTGGTCGACCTCGATGTCCGACAGCGCGGTCTGGCAGCGCGGGCACCAGTTGATGATCCGCTCGGCGCGGTAGATCAGGCCCTCGTCGAAGAAGTTCTTGAACACGGTCTGGACGGCCTTCGACAGGTTCTCGTCCATGGTGAAGCGCTCACGCGACCAGTCGACGCCGTCGCCGAGGCGCTTCATCTGGCCGAGGATCCGGCCGCCGTACTCGGCCTTCCACTCCCAGACGCGCTCGACGAACTTC is a window from the Amycolatopsis sp. NBC_00355 genome containing:
- a CDS encoding SGNH/GDSL hydrolase family protein, whose protein sequence is MRITRLLVAVVSAAILLPASATAASAALSVSRIHHYVALGDSYTSGPFIPVQRTDPLGCGRSTANYPSVLADALRVGDFDDVSCAGADTTNMTRPQSVPFNGTNPPQLGALRIDTDLVTLGIGGNDFGVFGGIVGTCPGLRAGDPTGSPCEEHFTPNGVNTVKTAIGNIEPRVEAVLAAIHQRSPGARVLVVGYPRIAPPSGYCPDVLPFADGDYGWLNEVEQELNQALSDAVDADGKATYVDTFGPSRGHDACARGGSAWINGKNQNVFAAAAYHPLKAGMAGVAAVVLKQAR
- a CDS encoding DUF4233 domain-containing protein — translated: MKGFRGVMSGMLILEGITVALALPVVNKLGGGIGTGTGWTVLGVALLHVVLCGFVKRPWTVPVLLALQVVLIALVFWLPAIAVLGVIFLAVWLWLLWLRKDVARRLAAGTLASQQQPQP
- a CDS encoding alpha/beta fold hydrolase, whose translation is MPTVPVTLAGGEAAVHYDVDGRGPALLLLHGTAASREQWGPLTALARDRFTVFAPDFSGSGLTTDHGGPVDVADLAAEVLAVLDDAGVAAAHVVGHSLGAVVAAHLAGTHPDRVRSAVLHAAWPVTDVRQDAEFRYWLELLADGPAAFARMLPLMAFGPRYWSTATAAGNEALVADLAKVIQPGTDRQTEADRHVDLRPVLGAITAPTLVLGSAHDRIVTAHQQRDLLAAIPGARAATIDAGHGAPAELPDEFAQLVLDFVSATVSV
- the folC gene encoding bifunctional tetrahydrofolate synthase/dihydrofolate synthase, whose amino-acid sequence is MPQDETGRRPDLSDLDSFAGVDELGAQGYEDDDDTDPELNARDTAFDAGGGARGGIGGIGQLGDNLATGPVPDMITAEDAELHELDDQGIPEAYGHPDGPEARRELMAVEAELNQRWPETKIEPSLARISALVQLLGEPNRGYPVLHVAGTNGKGSTARMIDALLTRMGLRVGRYTSPHLQLVTERIALDGHPISAARYAELWHDLAPYVAMVDGAAADGVAMSKFEILTGMAFAAFADAPVEAAVVEAGLGGAWDATNVADAEIAVITPIGLDHIEYLGPDILGAAKEKAGIIKPGSVAVIAEQDPEVLKVLLDRAVEVDAAVARAGSEFGVLEREIAVGGQMLKLQGLGGVYDEIFLPLHGAHQAQNAALALAAVEAFFGAGKDKQLVMEAVREAFAEVENPGRVERVRAAPTVLLDAAHNPHGARALAATVAEEFAFRRLVGVVGVMAEKDARGILDALEPVLSDVVVTRNSSPRSMPLEELNDLAISIFGEDRVVAETDLQTAVETAIALVESSDDPEEALAGGGVLVTGSVVTAGEARTLFGKEPA
- the mdlC gene encoding benzoylformate decarboxylase, which produces MIKRTVLDATRELLRDLGLTTVFGNPGTTEVPFLTDWPDDFDYILGLQESAVVAMAEAYSQAARKAVLVNLHSAGGVGHGLGSLYTAYKNRTPLIVVAGQQSRSLLPHDPFLGAMDAPEFPKPYVKWSIEPATAEDVPAALARAYHIATQAPSGPVFVSVPADDWTATTERPMINRARIRGFAPDPEAVAELAAALEAAERPAIVVGGAVDQDGAVEETIALAERVNAGVWVAPMSSRCSFPENHPLFQGFLDPERGAVSDRLAQHDLVVVLGAPAFTYHVDRGRGEAPLPPLFILSDDEQILARAFEGTGIRATLKLGIRAVVDAVGETSRPAPAPLERPAKPSGETLTGEFVYSTLADLLPDNAIVVEEAPSHRGVLHDHLPIASTDTGFLTVASGTLGYGVPGVVGAALARPDRKVIGVVGDGSSMYGIQALWTAARQELPVTILILDNTEYAAVRIFGDSIGGGKLPGTVLGGIDFAALASSMGCQGVTITEPSGLVPGLTAALADSRPTLVHIRVTSAEKSPY
- a CDS encoding penicillin acylase family protein, with the protein product MRPFGKTLAVLTAALAATTLGTGIADAGQDGGRAVLRYTEHGVPHIVAKDFAGLGYGYGFAAATDNVCELANIYLTVTAQRSKYFGPEGEGYPSLSEAGSNLHSDLFFQRINDSHVVDRLVAQPAPLGPRREVRDIVSGYVRGFNAYLARTGRAGISDPACRGADWVRPITEQDFYRHYYAIAITGGQGAITDGLFTAPPTTSATPAPGTADQLATRVRETLGGGGLGSNGIAIGADSTAAGKGSVLLGNPHYPWHAGRRFWQSQLTIPGRFDVAGASLLGMPFIQIGHTADAAWTHTVSTPITFGLFEVPLKPGDPTTYLVDGKAEKMTSRDVSVQVRQADGSLKPVRQTFWSTRYGPVIGDVAGIPVPWTAKSAYAVRDANATNLRGLNTWFELDQARSTADITRALSSTQGVPWVNTIATDRAGHALYSDVQVVPHVTDEQAKTCSTPLGQQTFPAEGLSILDGSKSSCGWGSDPGAVEPGIFAPSRLPQQQSRDYELNTNDSAWLANAATPITGYPRIAGDIGTERSPRTREALLSAEKGGFTTDSMKQLLFADHSLLADLTAADLAKLCASFPGGQAPSSTGPQPVGPACAALAKWDHTYSLDSRGSLLFHRFTVRLGGAARFTVPFDPKAPVTTPNTLNTADPGVQKAFGDALADLGKAGLAPDAPLRDGQAVTRNGERIPIHGGPGQLGILNVMTPLWDPSRGVVDIQHGSSYIQVVGFSGHACPDSSTVLTYSQSANPKSPYFSDQTKLYSRGQWVKDRFCEADILRSPALRVVVLR
- a CDS encoding class I SAM-dependent methyltransferase; translation: MPFNHNDHYHPLLLDQLPPGPGIALDVGCGTGRFARRLAATGMAVEALDVSAAMVEAASGLGSPGPGKIVYRQADVTTDDLPEQHYDYISCLASLHHVPFGTVTKLRRALVPGGVLVVLTPARPSGPRDWLRELAAVPANALARLVVYAGERLNGGGDDGPRAPTQARFPSVAEVRRDAARLLPGSTVRPLLFWRTLITYREPEVDHPL